Below is a window of Natronorubrum halophilum DNA.
CCCTCGGCGACGAATTCGTACGTGTGTTCGAACTCGCGTTCGTCCGCGCCGTCAACATCGTCATCGGCGTGCCACGGCATATCGCCCTTCCACTCGTCACCGGTCGCGCCGGGGAGGGGGTACCGATCGAGGTTCGACTGGACGTCGTCGACGATCGCCCCGGCCGGCCCCTCGACGGTGACGTCGACGAGTAGCGTGTCGAACTCCCAGGCGTGGCGGCCGTCGACGAGGCGGCCGGCAGCGCGGGTGCCGTCGTCGCTGGTCCACATGTAGTCGTCTTCGATGGCCGCGCCGTTGTACGTCGACGGCTCGATGGGACCGTCCTCGATTTCGAAGTAGTAGTCGGTCGGCTCGTCCTCGCCCTCGGCGACGAACTCGTACGTGTGGCGAAGGTCCTCGTGGTCGCCTCGAGCAGTGCTCGAACCACCGGAGCCGCCGGAAGCGGCCGCTTCGGGTGACGTTGGAACGCCGTCGGGGATCGAGAGATCCGGGTCGCTCGAGACGGCGCTGCCGACGGTGACGGTCGAACCGCTCGTGCGACGGATGTTGCCCCGGATCCCGCCGCTCTCGAAGGTGGCGCGTCCGGGGGAGCCGTTCGCTCCGGCGACGATCGCGGACGGATAGGGACCGTCGGCGAAGTGGGAGTCGCGGATCGTCACGGTGCCGCCGTTCCAGACCCAGACCGGGCGACCGTTCGTTTCGGAGTAGCCGCCGTAGCCGCGCCCGTAGTCGGTGTCATCGTTGTACGCGACGCAGCCGACGATCGCGTCGTCGGCGCTCGCACAGCGGAAGGTCGTCACGCCGTTGTTCTTGCCGAAGCAGTGCTCGAATCGGACGCTGCCGCCGTGGGCGGTGTTTGAACAGTAGAACCCGTTGTTCGGCCATCCCTGGACGTTGCAGTGGCGAAACGTCACGTCCGCGCTGTTGTTTCGGTGCATGAAAACCGCACCGGGTCCGTGGACGAAACTTTCCCCCTCCTTCGTCGAGCCGTCGCCGAGGTAGACGTTCTCGACGAGGATATCGCCGTACCCGGCGTCGATCGAGATCATGAACCCGTCGCCGCGGTGGAGTCCCTCGAACCCGATATTTCGGATCGTCGAGTTCGTTCCGGTCACGTACAACAACACCGAGTTGCCGTTCGTGAGGTCGATCAGTTTGTTCTCGAACGTCTCTCCCTGCCCGATCCGAATGGTCTGTCCCCGCGCCGTGATCACGTCGTAGTCCTCACCGGCGGCGCTCGCCGTCGATGCGAAGCCCGACGCCGCTGCGACACCGCCTGCGAATTTGAGGTACGAACGCCGATCGAAACGAGTGCGTACGGCCTCGCTCGAGGCGTCGCTTGCGTTGTTCACCGCTTCGTTCCCGTCATCCGTCGCTGCAGAATCGCGTGCCATGCGATCGTGTAATTCTGTTTTTCCTATATAAGCTTT
It encodes the following:
- a CDS encoding twin-arginine translocation signal domain-containing protein → MARDSAATDDGNEAVNNASDASSEAVRTRFDRRSYLKFAGGVAAASGFASTASAAGEDYDVITARGQTIRIGQGETFENKLIDLTNGNSVLLYVTGTNSTIRNIGFEGLHRGDGFMISIDAGYGDILVENVYLGDGSTKEGESFVHGPGAVFMHRNNSADVTFRHCNVQGWPNNGFYCSNTAHGGSVRFEHCFGKNNGVTTFRCASADDAIVGCVAYNDDTDYGRGYGGYSETNGRPVWVWNGGTVTIRDSHFADGPYPSAIVAGANGSPGRATFESGGIRGNIRRTSGSTVTVGSAVSSDPDLSIPDGVPTSPEAAASGGSGGSSTARGDHEDLRHTYEFVAEGEDEPTDYYFEIEDGPIEPSTYNGAAIEDDYMWTSDDGTRAAGRLVDGRHAWEFDTLLVDVTVEGPAGAIVDDVQSNLDRYPLPGATGDEWKGDMPWHADDDVDGADEREFEHTYEFVAEGEDEPTDYYFEIEDGPIEPSTYNGAAIEDDCTWVSDDGTRAAGRLVDGRHAWEFDTLLVDVTVEGPAGAIVDDKQSYLSRYPRAGATGDEWKGDMPWHDADD